The following DNA comes from Fervidibacillus albus.
CTTGGCGACGGATATGATCGTAGCCCATAAAGATGCTGCCTTTTCCTTCAGTTTTACGAATCTCGGATTGATTCCCGATTTTGGGCTTATAAAAAATTTAGTAAAAAACGTTTCTTTACCAATTGCGAAGGAGTGGATCAGTTCAGGGGCTACCATATTCGCAGAGGAAGCGAAATCGAAAGGACTTGTGAACCGAATTGCCGAGGGGGACGTACTGGAAGAAGCATCCCGATTTGCCCAGATGATTGTCAACGGTCCGTCCCTTGCCAATAAGTTTGTAAAACAGTTGGTCAACAATGCATCGGAAATCGGATATGAAGCGAACATGATGCAGGAGATTACGATTCAAGCGTTACTTTTACAATCGGAAGACTGCAAAGAAGGGATCAGAGCCTTTTTTGAAAAAAGAAAGCCGATGTTTCAAGGAAAATAAAAAAACTTGGGCCAAAGGAACCGGAACCCCGACCCACCAAGGGAACCGCAAGTGGGCCAAGAGAACCGGAACCTCGACCCAAGTGAAAGAGAAAGGGTGCAGCCATTGTTAGAACAAATTGGATTGAAGCTCGTTCGATTGGATCTTCCTTTTCGACTGAATCACGTCAATTGTCTTCTCGCAGAAGGAGAAAAGGGTTGGGTCGTCATCGATACCGGGTTAAATAATGAATATTCAAAACAAAGATGGAAGGAAGAATTGGAAGGAAAAGAAGTAAGCGATATATTCGTCACCCATTATCATCCGGATCATTTCGGCTATGCCGGGGGACTTCAACTTCAAACCGGTGCGAACGTTTCGATGCCGAAAATCGATGCGGAAAACGGCTTGAAAGTTTGGACCGACCAATTTTTAAATCAACTGCACGATCATTACGCTTCAGCAGGCATTCCAAAACCGATTGCAACAGCCATGGTTGAAAACACGAGGGAATTCGTCCAGCGGGTAACACCGTATCCTACGATTACCCATTACTTTCAAGAAGGGGAACGATTCCAAATCGGCAAGCTCGAATACGAAGTCCTTTTTACACCAGGTCATTCCGACGGGCTCATCGTTTTTTATAATCAAGAGAAAAACGTGCTGCTTTCAACGGACCATATCCTTCCGAAAATTACGCCAAATATATCGTATTGGTTTCACGGTGATCCGAATCCGCTTGCCACCTATTTTCGATCATTACAAAAAATTAAGGAACTGGATGCCGATTTTGTCATCCCAGGCCACGGTAAAACTTTTCACGGGGCAAACGACCGAATCAATGCGATTATAAAACATCATGAAGACCGATTGGCGAAAACGTTGGACGCTTTGAAAGAAAAAAGCACTGTTTACGATGTTAGTAAGGCGTTGTTCCCAAAGATCGAAACGATTCACGAGACGCGATTTGCCGTCGGTGAAACAATTGCCCATTTAGAATTTTTAAGAACGAAAGGTGAAATCAATCGAGAAGAAAAAGACGGACAATTTTATTACTTCGTCTAATGCTTTCGAAATTGGACGAACTCAATGTTTTATAAATGTGTACAAATGGTTCAGTCTACGATAATCTAAAAAAGTACATGATCCCCTTTATTGGAACTTTTCATCCGAATGTTTTCCGAAAGCAAGCTGGTGATTTGTTTCGGAATAGCATGAAAAAAGGACCCGTAGACGAGTTTGAATGAAATCTTACCCGCGTAATAATCAGTCAATGAAATTAACTGGATTGGACTTGAAAAAAATGGGGTTAGACGTTTAAGTCAGCCCCGTTTTGTATGACGTGGCAACTCATTCCTAACTAGGGTCATTTCCGTAAATTTCCACACGAAAGGAATAAAATTTGTATTTGGAATAAGTAGACAATTAGAAAAAAAGCATGATATAATTTTATTGAACAGTGGTCAATTAAGGAGGAACTGCTTTGGCACGGAGGGAAGCACAACAAGAACTCACTCGACAAATGATTATGGATGCAGCAAAGGATTTGTTTATTAAGAAAGGCTATCAAAACGTATCCGTCAGACAGATTGCAAAACAGATCGGGTGTAGCCATGGGGCCATTTACTACCATTTTAAAAACAAAGCCGAACTGTTTTATGCATTCGTAGAAGATTATTTCGAATTACTTCAGCAAAAACTAAATGAGATTTTAGCTCGAGACGGGGATGAACACGAAAAATTACGGGACATACTTCTCAGTTATATTGAATTTGGGATGACGTATCAAAGTCATTACGAAATTATATTTCTCATTAAAGATGAAGATGTCCAATATTTTTTAAATGAAAAACCAAATATCGTTTATGAAACGTTCGCAAAATCCGTTGCCCACTTGTCCAACCATAAATTATCCGTAAAGGAAATTTGGTCGATCTTCTTGTCATTGCATGGATTTGTCACAGAATATTTACGGATTGAAACAAATTATAACCGAGTAAAAGATGCTGCGGAATCCCACGTCGATTTTTTACTAAAAGGAATTTAAAAACGAAAAATGCCATAGGAAAGTAGTGTGCCTTTAATTAACCACTGGTCAATTATTAATAAACAGGAGGAAGAAAACATGGGAAGGATGTTAGTACTTGGAGTATCTGGAGGGATGGGTTATTCCATCGTAAATGAACTATTGGAAAGGGGACATCATGTAAAAGCCTTTGCCCGAAATAAGGAACGGCTGGAAAAATTGTTCAAAACCAAGAACAGAGTCGAGATTGTTACAGGTGATCTTTTGAAATTGGATGATGTAGTTAAGGCGGCAGAAAATGTAGATATTATTTTTCATGCGGCAGGTGTCCCCTATGCAGAATGGGCGGAAAAACTCCCGATTAGCATAAAAAATATATTGGAAGCAGCTAGACGAAACGGTGCAAAACTTGCCGTCGTCGATAATATTTACGCCTTTGGAAGAACGGGCAGAGGGAAGGTAACGGAATATACCCCGAAAAATCCGCATACAAAAAAGGGGAAAATTCGTTTGCAATTGGAACAAATGATTAAACAATCGGGGGTGAAATATGTAATTGCGCATTTTCCAGACTTTTACGGTCCAAATGCGGAAAACTCGGTAATGCACTATTTTTTAGAAAAGGTAATGAAAAAGAAAAACTCCATATTCATCGGTGATCAAACGTTGGCAAGGGAATATATTTTTACGCCGGACGGTGCGAAGGCCCTTGTAACCCTTGCGTTAACCGAAAAGGCGTACGGGCAACATTGGAATATTCCTGGGAATGGTGGCATTACAGGGGAAGAAATCATCCGCTATATTCGGAAGTTGACCGGGTATCGCCAAAAAGTTTCGATAATTACGAAATGGAAAATACGACTCATCGGCTGCTTCGATCGAAATATACGCGAAGTAGTGGAAATGTTTTATTTATATGAACAACCGATTTTTTTATCCGGTGAGAAATATGAAAAGGAAATCGGTCCGTTACCAAAAACGTCATATGAAGAAGGGCTAAGAAGGACCGTAGAATATATGAATGGCAGCGAATAGATGTAAAAATGTAGCAACGATTCAAGAATCTTATAAAAAACACTTCATTCGAAATCAATAAAGAATGAAGTGTTTTTTGTTAAGTTTTTTTATAAAATTATGAAAAAACAATCGAAATAGAGGCCCAAAAAAATTTAAGACAATTTCTCCTCATGAACAATTTTAAAGTCTTCTTCGATTAAGGCATTCCGAAGTTTTTGAACCGTTTTTTCATCCGTTGTTTCCGGAATCGTAAAAACAATTTGACGGACGAAATTTTTGCTGTGTAACGTGATTAATGATTGAATCGGTGTATAATGACTGACCACTTTCGTTAATCGGGCTAACGTATGATCAAAATCGAAAGTACCGATCGTAAAGGCGTATCCTTTCCTATGAACTGCAAAGGCATCTTCAGCTACATCCATGACACTCGAATGGGTTAATATGCCGATAAATTGATCATTTTCATCTAAGACCGCCAAAAACGGTAATTTTCGAATTGTAAAAAATACACGGAAAAACGGTTCTTCTTCGTGAATGATGGCATCTTTATTATCGGCGATGTTTAACACGGAATCATCGAGAGAGCCTTCGTATTTATACGTATCAATTTCATACACATTTCCTAAAAATTTCGTCTCGGATTTGTCTAAAATGGGTACGCAGCGGAAACCGGTTTTTTCTAAATGTTCCCGAGCCTGTTGAATCGTGTAATCTTCTGTTACATATTTAACAAGACTCTTTTTCACAAAATGGTTCCGAATTTGCATGGGGGAGACCTCCTTTATTTTCGGTTATCATCATTATATATCAAAAATTGCAAAAAAAAGATTGTTAGTAAAAAAACTTTTCCCTATCTCAAAAGGAATAGGAAGGTGGAATGGTAAAAAAAAAGCGCACGGAAAAATCCGTTGCGCCCTTAAATCGTATTTATGATAAATTTTTGATACGTCTCTGCATCCCATTTGCTACATTCGACGAGAAGTTTCGTGCCTTCTTCAACGTGATCCATCGATAACACATCGGCATGTTTATAAAAATACGATACGACATCCCCTTCTTCATACGGAACGAATAGCTCACATTGGATCGTATCGGTAAAAATTTTTTTCCGAATGACTTCTGCCAGTTCTTTCATTCCGACACGTTGTTTTGCGGACAGAAAAACGTTGTGATCATTTTCCACTTTCGGAAAGGGAAGTTCCGTTAAGTCCGCCTTATTGTATGCATAAATAATTGGCACGTCCTTTACGCCGATTTCTTCTAAAAGGAGATTCGTAAAATGCATATGCTCTGAATAATTGGGGTCGGAAACGTCGAGCACATGAATGATGACGTCCGCTTCAATCACTTCCTCGAGGGTCGATCGAAAAGCTTTGACGAGATGGTGGGGAAGCTTTTTAATAAATCCGACCGTATCCGTTAATAAAAAAGTTCGGTTATTTTCCAAACGAATCTGGCGGACGGACGTTTCCAACGTGGCAAAAAGCATATTTTTTTCGAAAACTTGTTTTTCCTTCCCCCCATTGTACCGTTCTACGAAGGCATTCATAATCGTCGACTTTCCGGCATTCGTATAGCCAACGAGGGAGACGATTGGCAGTTTGTTTTTTCGACGTAAATTCCTTTGAATTTGTCTTTCTTTCACCACTTTTTCCAATTCTTTTTCCAATTGGCTAATTCGTTTTTCAATTTTCCGCCGATCTAATTCGAGTTTCGTCTCTCCGGCCCCCCGGTTTCGAAATCCGGCCCCGCCTCCTTGTCGACTTAAACTGATACCTTTTCCAACTAATCTCGGGAGCATATATTTTAATCGGGCGATTTCGACTTGGAGTTGGGATTCCTTCGTTTTCGCCCGCTCAGCAAAAATATCGAGGATGAGCATCGTTCGGTCAATCACATTGCAATCCAATTTCGATTCTAATGTCCAAATTTGTGATGCCGACAATTCGTCATCAAAGATAATCAAATCCGGTTCCATTTCTTCCACCAATATTTTCAATTCTGCTAGCTTCCCGGTGCCAATATATGAGGAAGGATGGATTCGCGGTAAATTTTGCGTAACGGATGCAACGGTTTCAATATTTAACGCATCAGCTAAATTTTTCAATTCTTCCATCGAATATTCGAATTCTTTATCTAAACGATTTACGTTAACGCCTACTACGATTGCCGTTTTTCTCATAAAAAAACCTCCTATTTTTTTCAAAATAAATACACAGGTCTCTACCTGTGTCGAAAAAAGGGAGGATTATGGATATATTCGAAAACATGATGAACCGTAATCGGAAAAAACCGATTGGCATCATCTTTTCACAATTAATATTCATTCCATTTTTCCAAAAAAACATATACGTCCGGTTCCGAAAAATGGCAGACGAATCCCATCCCCTGCAACACAAGCAGAGACTTTGACCTATCCAATTAGCGGTTCAAAGTTTGGAATCGTAGTCTGTACATTTAAGGAACCCTCCGTTTCCGTATTTGCAACCATTTTAACACGTTTCCAAAGGTAAGGCAACGGAACATTGTACGATTCCTCCTTTCGAATTCGATGGCCGTCCATTTGAAAGAAAAGGGTTTGCAAAGATTCATCACTTTTCCCCATCGCAATCTCCGACAACAAATCCGCAGTTCCCTTAAAAAAAGATTGCTAGTCGTTGGAGAATTATATAAAATGTACACCATACAAAAACAAATGTTTATCTACAATGAACAAACCAAGGATATCCCTTCTATTGAAAAGGGACCGTTCCATATTGTGGATTGGTCATAGGTGATCATAGTTATCAAAACGAAATGAGGAATCAATCATTTGGAGGCGAAAGAAATGAGGAAAAAGGACGTGAAAATCGGTTTGATCGGTTTTGGTACAGTCGGAACCGGTGTCGTACGATTAGTCAAATCTTATCAAGACGATTTACTGAAACAGACGGGAACAACGATTCAAATCGAACGAATTTTAGTCAAAGACCCGTTGAAAAATCGCCCATTATCTGTCGAAGGGAAACGATTAACAACGGATCCTACTGCCATTTTGGATGATCCGAATATCGACATTATCATCGAAGTAATGGGGGGGATCGAACCGGCGAAATCGTACATTCAACGGGCGTTGGAAAAGGGGAAGCACGTCGTTACGGCGAATAAAGATTTGATGGCCCTTCATGGAGATGAGCTGCTTCATTTGGCGGAGGCGTCCGGATGTGATTTGTATTACGAAGCGAGTGTGGCAGGGGGCGTTCCAATTTTAAAAACGATTACCGATGGCTTTTCGTCAGACCGAATTACGAAAATGATCGGAATTGTAAACGGAACGACGAATTACATTTTAACGAAGATGTCGAGGGAGAATGTTCCCTTTGAAAGAGCGTTAGAAGAAGCCCAATCTTTCGGATATGCAGAACAAGATCCGTCATCCGATGTGGACGGATTGGATGCGGCAAGAAAGATGGCCATTCTTGCATCCCTTGGGTTTCATACAGGTATGAACGTGGATGATGTGACATGTAAAGGCATTCGTAACATAACGGTGGATGATTTGGCGTACGGAAAACAGCTCGGCTATACGATGAAACTAGTCGGCATTGCGAAACGGGATGAACGTGGCATTGAAGTGGGGGTGGAGCCAACTTTCGTCAAAGACACCCATCCCCTTGCAGCAGTGAATGGGGTATATAATGCAATTTACGTTTATGGTGAAGCAGTTGGAGAGACGATGTTTTACGGACCTGGGGCAGGAGAACTACCGACCGCTACCGCCGTTTTATCGGACTTAGTTACCGTCGTCAAAAATATTCAACTCGGTATTACCGGGAAAAATAAGTCTCATACGTATACGGAAAAAATATTAAAAGAAGATGGGGATATTTACGCGAACTTTTTTTTACGTTTAATCGTTCAAGATAAATGCGGGGTGTTGGCTAAACTTGCGGACTGGATGGCAAAGGAAGAAATCAGTTTGGAAAAAGTGTTCCAAAAGCCGTATGCGACGGATAAAAACGAAGCGGAACTTATTTTAGTAACCCACTCGGCTTCGAAAAAAAGCATCGAACAGCTCTTGTCAAAGCTTAAACAGTCGGATTTAATTCACGAAATAAAAAGTTGTTTTCGCGTGGAAGGGTGATGATTATGGCAGGCATCATACAAAAATACCGATCGTTTTTACCGGTAACTGAACATACCCCAAATATTCATCTCCATGAAGGGAATACCCCGTTGATTAAAGCAGAACAGTTATCCGATAAATTTGGTATCGATTTATATTTTAAGTACGAAGGGTTAAATCCGACCGGGTCCTTTAAAGACCGGGGAATGGTGATGGCCGTTTCGAAGGCGGTGGAAGAAGAAAGTCGTTCAATTATTTGCGCGTCAACAGGAAATACGTCCGCATCTGCCGCCGCCTATGCAGCACGGGCAAAGATCGATTGTTACGTCGTAATCCCCGACGGAAAAATCGCCTTAGGAAAATTGAGCCAGGCGGTCATGTACGGGGCGAAGATTATCGCCATCGAAGGGAATTTCGACCGAGCGTTGGCCATCGTGAAAGAAATGGCGACTCGTCAACCGATCACCCTCGTCAATTCGATTAATCCGTATCGCTTGGAAGGGCAAAAGACCGCTGCCTTTGAAATTGTCGACGAACTCGGGGAGGCACCGGATATTTTGGCTATCCCAGTCGGTAATGCGGGAAACATTTCAGCTTATTGGAAAGGATTTACAGAGTATAAGGATAAAAAGAAGGTGGAAAAACTTCCGCGTATGTTCGGTTATCAGGCGGAAGGGGCTGCACCAATCGTGAAAGGAACAGTAATCGAACGGCCGGAGACAATTGCAACGGCGATTCGTATCGGGAATCCAGCGAGCTGGGTGAAAGCAACCCGTGCGATTGCAGAGTCAAACGGGCGAATCGATTCCGTTACCGACGAGGAAATCCTCCATGCCCAACAGCTTTTAGCCCGTTCGGAAGGCATTTTTGCTGAACCTGCATCTGCCGCGTCCTTAGCAGGCGTCATCAAACATCGACGACTTGGTTTAATGAATGAAGGGGAAAGGGTCGTTTGTGTACTGACAGGAAACGGTTTGAAAGACCCGGATATCGTTTTGAGTAAGCCTTTTGATATAAAAAAGGCAAAGGGGCAATATGAATCAGTGATGAAAGTGTTGGAATTCGGTTCTTAAAATAGGTCCGTATTTTCGGTATAAAAGAATAACATTAAGACATTCGAAATACGGCAGTGTAGGAAAGGACTGGACTGAAAACGAAATTGACATAAAAACTTGTGTGATTTGTATCATAGGGTCCAACGTTTGAATAAGCAATCCATTTTTTACGCAAAGTTTGCAAAAGGGGGAAGGGAAATGAGTAAGCAAGTATCTATATGCGTTCCTGCTAGTAGCGCAAACCTTGGGAGCGGGTTTGATACGGTGGCAGTAGCCTTACAAATGTATACGACCATTGACTTGAAAATTTCCGATCGCACTCACTTTCGTTTCCAAGGCATGATCGACAAATCGCTCCCCTCTGGGAAAGATAATTTGATTTACCGAGCGGCGGAAAAACTGTTTCGAGAAGTAGGGGAAAAACCACCGGAATTGGAAGGGACTGTAAATATTGGGATTCCGGTTGCTCGCGGATTAGGAAGTAGTGGAGCGGCGATCGTCGGGGGACTTGTTGGAGCTAATTTTTTAGCTGGTCAACCTTTAAAAAAAGAGGAGCTCTTTCAATTGGCCGCTGAAATGGAAGGTCATCCGGAAAATGTCGGTGCTTCCTTATTCGGAGGGATCATCGTTGCGGCGAAACGGGAACGAGGTGGATACGCCTTTACACAAATAAACCCGCCGAAAAATTTAATGGCAGTCGCCTTCATTCCAGAACAGCAACTGTCGACGTCAAAGGCGCGGAATGTGTTACCGACAACGTATTCGAAGGAGGAGTCGATTCATGCGGTCAGCCATTCGGCATTGCTCGTTGCGGCTTTAGCAAAGGGGGAACTGTCCCTTTTGTGGGAGGCGATGGATGATCGACTTCACCAACCGTATCGAAAAAAGCTCATACCTGCATTCGATCGATTGAAAGAGGTGGTAAAGGAAAACGGTGCACTGGGGATTGCCATTAGTGGAGCGGGACCAACGATTCTCGCTTTCACTTCGAAGGACGATGGACAATTTATTCACCAAATCAAAACGGCTTATCCCGATTTGCAAATTGAAGGTGAGGTAAAACCAATTTATTTCGATCGTCGGGGAGCGTATCCAATCATCAAAAACGTTGGAGATGAATCGGTGAACAAGACAAGGGAATTTGTCGAAAAGGAATGAGAAAATTGTCGAATTAGCATAAATTTTATCAGTTTTTTGCGCGAAAAATGAAAAATTTTGACAAAATAATTGTTTTTTTATCGAATCTGTATTACACTTTAGTTTGAATGGTTTACTACAAAACTTCATACATTGAAAAAGGCAAACTACGCCGAAAGGGTAGGACGCAAAGCCTAGGGTCTAAGGTTTATTGCATTAAACTATGATCGCCTGGTTGCCAATTGTGTACTCGTATAACGGAAATTGGCAATACACTTTACGTATTGCCAATTTTCTGTAAATGAGATTTATAGCATGAGCATTTGATCAAAAAGAGGGAAATCAAGACGAAAAGGGGATTAGTTTTTCACTAAATACAGTGGTGAACCATTGGAAATTAAGCGAATAGTATGACGTTTCCTATTATTTCGGATGCGCCTTTTCCAGTGTAAAGATCTTTTGTAGGACCAGTAAAAAACTGATGTTGGAAGGGAAATGTTGCGATGAAGACTTTAAAGGAAACGACGCGTTATGAACTATTAGTCGAACAATTTTATATGGAATCGTCTACCCCCTTTTTTCAACAATTGCACCTGTCCCTCGATCGTATCTTGTTTTACGTCTATACATACACGAACATTTACTTCATAGAATTTATCGATGAAAAAGTATTATATAGCTATATTAAATATCATCGACAAAAAAGTTTTTCAGAAGTCAGTTTTAAAGACGTGTTGAAAGACATTAACAATTTCCTCTATTTTTTAAAATACGAAAAACGAATGAAAAATATTCCGAAAGTTGATTTATCGATTAATAATTTTCACCTATGGACGAAACTATAAACGGGCGTGCGCTTAAACGAACCTAATCATAAGAGAGGTACTGCATCATTTTCTTATTTCACGGGATCGTTGTTTTCTGTCTTTGAACGATCCCAGTGAAGGTATTGTATGTATGTTGTTTTCGGAACATTTCATAAATTCTATCTTTGTCACCTGCTATTTGAAAATGGGAAACTGAAAAAATGGTATTCATTTCCATGTTGTCATGGTATATTGATGGTGTATGACAAGGAAATGATTTGATGACTATGTATGGTCCCAGTTTCATTCACATACGTTTATTGGTAAAAGGCGGATCCATCCACTAACAATTATATAAATGGGTAAAATCATGGGGAGAACAGCCTAGTCACACTTAGTAATACGGTGAGGCCGTACCCTCTAATTTTTTTGCCTATTTCATATAATCATTTTTTGTCATGCAAATAAAAAAGAAGGAGTGTTTTTATGAAATGTCCAAAATGCCAGCACGAAAATGAATTTGGAAACTATTGTATTAAATGTGGTACACCTTTGACCGAAAATACCGGCTCAAAGGACGACGAAGATTTCACAGGAAATGGACAACAGTCGGTTCAAGGAAACCATCAGTTTGAATCTATGAAACAATTGTCGAAAGGGTATTTCCAATATTTTTTAGATGTGTTAAAAAATCCTTATCGTGAAGCATCAAAGTTTGGAAAAGAGCAACAAATCAATAGTTTTATTACCATTGGCCTTTATTCGATTTTTATTCCGATGATCATTTATATTACTTTAGGCGATTTAAAAATGTGGATTGATCAACCGTTTTTTAATTTATTTATTAAACCGTTCATTGGATATGCAATATTTGTTCTTCTTATTGCCCTTTATATCTTTCTAGCGATAAAGATCAATAAAATTTCCGTTTCCATTCAAGATGTATTTTCACGATACGGAACGATGCTTGTTCCCTTCGTTGTTATTTTTGCTTTAGCATTTATTACGTCTCTTTTGGAAATGGATATTTTTTTGTTTTTACTATTTTTTGGCTTTGCTGCGGTTGTTTTTCTCGTTCCACCCTTTGTATTAATGAGCTTTACCAAAGGGGAAAAGGTTGGGATTGATCTCATATATAGTACGTTAATCGTCTATGTTTTGACATTTATCACAATCGATATTATGAGCGATTTGTTATTTTCAATGATTGGTAATATCATTGGTGGTTTGTTTAATACATTTTTCCCTTTTAATTAAACGTTGCCAAACTATAAGACCAATCAATAATCACACATCATGAATGATTAGGGGGAAGAAAATGAGCTACTGTAAAGAATGTGGACAACAATTACAGGGTTTTGTGGGAATTGTGAAACCCGGTTGAATTCAGTTCAGGAGCAATCCACCGTCGTTTCAACTATGTGCACTAAACAATAACACGATTGCCGCCAAAATGCCGATGACGCCCATTTAGTTGGCTCGTTAGCAAAACGTATGGAACATGGTATTTTGACGATAGCAATGTCGTGGAATATAAAGTAGAAGAAACGATCGCATATACGTCCGTTTGGGTAAGTGAAACGGAAGAAAGCGGCGAATAACACGAGCGAGTGGAATATTTCCAATGGATTGAGGTTCATGCTACTAGATCTCTAAGCGGTGAAGGAAGCAAGGCCTCAATCTGCTTTTTTATTTCATATAGACAAAATTTAACATTGCCTGTATAATGGGTCTTGTAAGTTTTTTAAAAAAATTTCTATTGCTATTTTAAAATAGAGATGTTATAATATTTATTGTTCTCAATTGAAGAAACGACGGGAAGTAGCTCAGCTTGGTAGAGCACCACGTTCGGGACGTGGGGGTCGCAGGTTCAAATCCTGTCTTCCCGATTGTTAGCATGGTAGTAAACCATCTCGAATGACGGGATGGTTTTTTTGCATTTATCATTATCTGTGATTTACAACACGATTTTTCCCTTTTGTTCGCAAAATTTGGATTTTCAAATATGCGGAGATTAGAAAATATATTCATAGTTGGAA
Coding sequences within:
- a CDS encoding MBL fold metallo-hydrolase, translating into MQPLLEQIGLKLVRLDLPFRLNHVNCLLAEGEKGWVVIDTGLNNEYSKQRWKEELEGKEVSDIFVTHYHPDHFGYAGGLQLQTGANVSMPKIDAENGLKVWTDQFLNQLHDHYASAGIPKPIATAMVENTREFVQRVTPYPTITHYFQEGERFQIGKLEYEVLFTPGHSDGLIVFYNQEKNVLLSTDHILPKITPNISYWFHGDPNPLATYFRSLQKIKELDADFVIPGHGKTFHGANDRINAIIKHHEDRLAKTLDALKEKSTVYDVSKALFPKIETIHETRFAVGETIAHLEFLRTKGEINREEKDGQFYYFV
- a CDS encoding enoyl-CoA hydratase/isomerase family protein, with amino-acid sequence MENLVHVYKKDRIAYVKMNRPDKLNALSIELIEGLIEALKEAEMDEDVNVIILSGEGKSFCAGGDISSFQQLNNSAEIIFWMKRATALEETIRNLDKMVISAVHGYAAGAGFSLALATDMIVAHKDAAFSFSFTNLGLIPDFGLIKNLVKNVSLPIAKEWISSGATIFAEEAKSKGLVNRIAEGDVLEEASRFAQMIVNGPSLANKFVKQLVNNASEIGYEANMMQEITIQALLLQSEDCKEGIRAFFEKRKPMFQGK
- a CDS encoding TetR/AcrR family transcriptional regulator, yielding MIMDAAKDLFIKKGYQNVSVRQIAKQIGCSHGAIYYHFKNKAELFYAFVEDYFELLQQKLNEILARDGDEHEKLRDILLSYIEFGMTYQSHYEIIFLIKDEDVQYFLNEKPNIVYETFAKSVAHLSNHKLSVKEIWSIFLSLHGFVTEYLRIETNYNRVKDAAESHVDFLLKGI
- the thrB gene encoding homoserine kinase, producing MSKQVSICVPASSANLGSGFDTVAVALQMYTTIDLKISDRTHFRFQGMIDKSLPSGKDNLIYRAAEKLFREVGEKPPELEGTVNIGIPVARGLGSSGAAIVGGLVGANFLAGQPLKKEELFQLAAEMEGHPENVGASLFGGIIVAAKRERGGYAFTQINPPKNLMAVAFIPEQQLSTSKARNVLPTTYSKEESIHAVSHSALLVAALAKGELSLLWEAMDDRLHQPYRKKLIPAFDRLKEVVKENGALGIAISGAGPTILAFTSKDDGQFIHQIKTAYPDLQIEGEVKPIYFDRRGAYPIIKNVGDESVNKTREFVEKE
- the thrC gene encoding threonine synthase translates to MIMAGIIQKYRSFLPVTEHTPNIHLHEGNTPLIKAEQLSDKFGIDLYFKYEGLNPTGSFKDRGMVMAVSKAVEEESRSIICASTGNTSASAAAYAARAKIDCYVVIPDGKIALGKLSQAVMYGAKIIAIEGNFDRALAIVKEMATRQPITLVNSINPYRLEGQKTAAFEIVDELGEAPDILAIPVGNAGNISAYWKGFTEYKDKKKVEKLPRMFGYQAEGAAPIVKGTVIERPETIATAIRIGNPASWVKATRAIAESNGRIDSVTDEEILHAQQLLARSEGIFAEPASAASLAGVIKHRRLGLMNEGERVVCVLTGNGLKDPDIVLSKPFDIKKAKGQYESVMKVLEFGS
- the hflX gene encoding GTPase HflX is translated as MRKTAIVVGVNVNRLDKEFEYSMEELKNLADALNIETVASVTQNLPRIHPSSYIGTGKLAELKILVEEMEPDLIIFDDELSASQIWTLESKLDCNVIDRTMLILDIFAERAKTKESQLQVEIARLKYMLPRLVGKGISLSRQGGGAGFRNRGAGETKLELDRRKIEKRISQLEKELEKVVKERQIQRNLRRKNKLPIVSLVGYTNAGKSTIMNAFVERYNGGKEKQVFEKNMLFATLETSVRQIRLENNRTFLLTDTVGFIKKLPHHLVKAFRSTLEEVIEADVIIHVLDVSDPNYSEHMHFTNLLLEEIGVKDVPIIYAYNKADLTELPFPKVENDHNVFLSAKQRVGMKELAEVIRKKIFTDTIQCELFVPYEEGDVVSYFYKHADVLSMDHVEEGTKLLVECSKWDAETYQKFIINTI
- the cbpA gene encoding cyclic di-AMP binding protein CbpA, whose protein sequence is MQIRNHFVKKSLVKYVTEDYTIQQAREHLEKTGFRCVPILDKSETKFLGNVYEIDTYKYEGSLDDSVLNIADNKDAIIHEEEPFFRVFFTIRKLPFLAVLDENDQFIGILTHSSVMDVAEDAFAVHRKGYAFTIGTFDFDHTLARLTKVVSHYTPIQSLITLHSKNFVRQIVFTIPETTDEKTVQKLRNALIEEDFKIVHEEKLS
- a CDS encoding SDR family NAD(P)-dependent oxidoreductase, whose amino-acid sequence is MGRMLVLGVSGGMGYSIVNELLERGHHVKAFARNKERLEKLFKTKNRVEIVTGDLLKLDDVVKAAENVDIIFHAAGVPYAEWAEKLPISIKNILEAARRNGAKLAVVDNIYAFGRTGRGKVTEYTPKNPHTKKGKIRLQLEQMIKQSGVKYVIAHFPDFYGPNAENSVMHYFLEKVMKKKNSIFIGDQTLAREYIFTPDGAKALVTLALTEKAYGQHWNIPGNGGITGEEIIRYIRKLTGYRQKVSIITKWKIRLIGCFDRNIREVVEMFYLYEQPIFLSGEKYEKEIGPLPKTSYEEGLRRTVEYMNGSE
- a CDS encoding homoserine dehydrogenase → MRKKDVKIGLIGFGTVGTGVVRLVKSYQDDLLKQTGTTIQIERILVKDPLKNRPLSVEGKRLTTDPTAILDDPNIDIIIEVMGGIEPAKSYIQRALEKGKHVVTANKDLMALHGDELLHLAEASGCDLYYEASVAGGVPILKTITDGFSSDRITKMIGIVNGTTNYILTKMSRENVPFERALEEAQSFGYAEQDPSSDVDGLDAARKMAILASLGFHTGMNVDDVTCKGIRNITVDDLAYGKQLGYTMKLVGIAKRDERGIEVGVEPTFVKDTHPLAAVNGVYNAIYVYGEAVGETMFYGPGAGELPTATAVLSDLVTVVKNIQLGITGKNKSHTYTEKILKEDGDIYANFFLRLIVQDKCGVLAKLADWMAKEEISLEKVFQKPYATDKNEAELILVTHSASKKSIEQLLSKLKQSDLIHEIKSCFRVEG